Proteins encoded by one window of Dokdonella sp.:
- a CDS encoding hotdog fold thioesterase, whose product MSLWSQAIDLDRINASRSGTLVEHLDIRVTEVGDDWLRGTMPVDARTHQPFGLLHGGASVALAETLGSMAANLTLDISREMAVGLDINANHVRAVTEGLVTGTARALHLGRSTQVWEIRIEDEQQRLVCISRLTMAVVPRKA is encoded by the coding sequence ATGTCCCTATGGAGCCAGGCGATCGATCTCGATCGCATCAATGCGAGCCGTAGCGGCACGCTGGTCGAGCATCTCGACATCCGCGTCACCGAAGTCGGCGACGACTGGCTGCGCGGCACCATGCCGGTCGATGCGCGCACGCACCAGCCGTTCGGCCTGCTGCATGGCGGTGCCTCGGTGGCGCTTGCCGAAACACTGGGTAGCATGGCCGCCAACCTTACCCTTGACATCTCGCGCGAGATGGCGGTCGGTCTCGACATCAACGCCAACCACGTGCGCGCGGTGACCGAAGGTCTCGTCACCGGCACCGCCCGCGCGCTGCATCTCGGACGCTCGACCCAGGTCTGGGAAATCCGCATCGAGGACGAACAGCAACGGCTCGTCTGCATCTCGCGCCTGACCATGGCCGTGGTGCCGCGCAAGGCCTGA
- a CDS encoding 2Fe-2S iron-sulfur cluster-binding protein: MIHTVTLAASGRSFTVRADESILAAAQRAGIALPYSCQSGVCGSCKATLVEGECAYPFNPPVALDASEKAKHQILLCQAVPRGDLVIAAREVASVADIPKRVMTLRLVDKVLLGADVARLRLLGVRGERMRRLPGQYLDVLLDDGRRRAFSIANAPHDDDAIELHVRRVAGGGFTSHVFGSMAVGDSLRVEGPLGTFVPREDRERPILMVAGGTGFAPVKALVEHFLHLGSRRPITLYWGARAADELYLRALPERWQRETATFRFEPVISDAACANGLRSGFVHEAVLEDHPDLSVFDVYMSGPPALIDAGRRLFVQANLPDDRLYYDSFDYAPDVLAELLRSRAGIHGL; encoded by the coding sequence GTGATCCATACCGTCACCCTTGCCGCGAGCGGCCGCAGCTTCACCGTGCGTGCCGACGAATCGATCCTCGCCGCCGCCCAACGCGCCGGGATCGCGCTGCCGTACTCGTGCCAGTCCGGCGTCTGTGGCAGTTGCAAGGCGACACTCGTCGAGGGCGAGTGCGCCTATCCGTTCAACCCGCCGGTCGCGCTCGACGCCAGTGAAAAGGCGAAGCACCAGATCCTGCTCTGCCAGGCCGTGCCCCGCGGCGACCTCGTCATCGCCGCGCGCGAAGTCGCCTCGGTCGCCGACATCCCGAAGCGCGTGATGACCCTGCGCCTCGTCGACAAGGTGCTGCTCGGCGCAGACGTTGCACGCCTGCGCCTGCTTGGCGTGCGCGGTGAACGCATGCGCCGCCTGCCCGGCCAGTACCTCGACGTGCTGCTCGACGACGGCCGGCGGCGTGCGTTCTCGATCGCCAATGCGCCGCATGACGACGATGCGATCGAGCTGCACGTGCGCCGCGTTGCCGGCGGTGGATTCACCAGCCACGTGTTCGGATCAATGGCGGTCGGCGACAGTCTGCGCGTCGAAGGTCCGCTGGGTACCTTCGTGCCGCGCGAGGACCGCGAACGGCCGATCCTGATGGTCGCTGGTGGTACCGGCTTCGCTCCGGTCAAGGCCTTGGTCGAACACTTCCTGCATCTCGGCTCACGCCGGCCGATCACGCTGTACTGGGGCGCGCGTGCGGCCGACGAGCTCTACCTGCGTGCCCTGCCCGAACGCTGGCAGCGGGAGACTGCCACGTTCCGTTTCGAACCAGTCATCAGCGACGCTGCTTGCGCCAACGGCCTGCGCAGCGGCTTCGTCCACGAGGCCGTGCTCGAGGATCATCCCGACCTGTCCGTCTTCGACGTCTACATGAGCGGTCCGCCCGCGCTGATCGACGCGGGACGCCGCCTGTTCGTGCAGGCGAACCTCCCCGACGACCGGCTCTACTACGATTCGTTCGACTACGCACCGGACGTGCTCGCCGAACTGCTGCGCAGCCGCGCCGGCATCCACGGCCTCTGA
- a CDS encoding undecaprenyl-diphosphate phosphatase, with amino-acid sequence MPDFLVVILLGLVEGLTEFLPISSTGHLLVAQHWLGQRSETFTIVIQAGAILAVTLVYRQRLWALLTRWREPANRDYLAKIGLAFAITAVLGYTVKKLGFTLPDAVTPVALALIIGGFWILAAERIAKSRPPGTAITWKVAILVGLAQIVAAIFPGTSRSAATIFTALLAGANDRPAATEFAFLVGIPTMFAASGYEILKQLSVGAHEDWGALVLGFTSATVTGFVAVRWLLGYIKRHSYTPFAIYRIVFGVVLLLIVPTGG; translated from the coding sequence GTGCCCGATTTCCTCGTCGTCATCCTGCTCGGCCTGGTCGAAGGCCTGACCGAGTTCCTGCCGATCTCGAGCACCGGCCACCTGCTGGTCGCCCAACACTGGCTCGGCCAGCGCTCGGAAACCTTCACCATCGTCATCCAGGCCGGCGCAATTCTTGCCGTCACCCTGGTCTACCGGCAGCGCTTGTGGGCACTGCTCACGCGTTGGCGCGAGCCCGCCAACCGCGATTATCTCGCCAAGATCGGACTCGCCTTCGCCATCACCGCCGTGCTCGGCTACACGGTCAAGAAACTCGGTTTCACCCTGCCCGATGCGGTCACGCCGGTTGCCCTGGCCCTGATCATCGGGGGTTTCTGGATCCTGGCCGCCGAGCGCATCGCGAAGTCGCGCCCGCCCGGCACGGCGATCACCTGGAAGGTGGCGATCCTGGTCGGCCTTGCCCAGATCGTCGCGGCGATCTTCCCCGGCACCTCGCGCTCGGCGGCAACGATCTTCACCGCCTTGCTCGCCGGTGCCAACGACCGTCCGGCCGCCACCGAGTTCGCCTTCCTCGTCGGCATCCCGACGATGTTCGCCGCCAGCGGCTACGAAATCCTCAAGCAGTTGTCCGTCGGCGCACACGAGGACTGGGGCGCACTCGTGCTCGGCTTCACCAGCGCGACCGTGACCGGCTTCGTCGCCGTGCGCTGGCTGCTCGGCTACATCAAGCGCCACAGCTACACGCCGTTTGCGATCTATCGCATCGTGTTCGGGGTGGTGTTGCTGTTGATCGTGCCGACGGGCGGGTGA
- the glnA gene encoding type I glutamate--ammonia ligase, which yields MSVSAVLQLVKDENVRFVDLRFTDMLGKQHHVTFPAHTLDEAFFEDGKMFDGSSIAGWKGIAESDMVLMPDPSTALIDPFMADPTLVLSCDVLEPHTMQAYSRDPRSLAKRAEAYLKSTGIADTAFFGPEPEFFIFDSVRWQNDMGRVFFEVESEEAAWSSRDRVEGGNSGHRPGVKGGYFPVPPVDSFQDLRGEMCKVLEQLGQVVEVHHHEVATAGQCEIGTRFNTLVKKADELITMKYVIRNVAHQYGKTVNFMPKPLVGDNGSGMHVHQSLAKGGVNLFAGDLYGGLSQTALWYIGGIFKHARAINAFTNSTTNSYKRLVPGFEAPVMLAYSARNRSASCRIPFVHSPKARRIEIRFPDPVNSGYLTFAALLMAGLDGILNKIDPGAPSDKDLYDLPPEEEKQIPTVCHSLDQALEALDRDRDFLKAGGVFSDDFIDGYIELKMQEVTRFRASTHPLEYQMYYAI from the coding sequence ATGTCCGTTTCCGCTGTCCTCCAGTTGGTCAAGGACGAAAACGTCCGTTTCGTCGACTTGCGTTTCACCGACATGCTTGGCAAGCAGCACCACGTGACGTTCCCGGCGCACACCCTCGACGAGGCATTCTTCGAGGACGGCAAGATGTTCGATGGCTCGTCGATCGCCGGCTGGAAAGGCATCGCCGAGTCCGACATGGTGCTGATGCCGGATCCGTCGACCGCGCTGATCGACCCGTTCATGGCCGACCCCACCCTGGTGCTGTCCTGCGACGTACTCGAACCGCACACGATGCAGGCCTATTCGCGTGATCCGCGCTCGTTGGCCAAGCGCGCCGAGGCCTATCTCAAGTCCACCGGCATCGCCGACACGGCGTTCTTCGGCCCGGAGCCCGAGTTCTTCATCTTCGATTCGGTGCGCTGGCAGAACGACATGGGCCGCGTGTTCTTCGAGGTCGAGTCCGAGGAGGCCGCATGGTCCTCGCGCGACCGTGTCGAGGGCGGCAACAGCGGCCATCGCCCCGGCGTGAAGGGCGGCTATTTCCCGGTGCCGCCGGTGGATTCGTTCCAGGACCTGCGCGGCGAGATGTGCAAGGTGCTCGAACAGCTCGGCCAGGTCGTCGAAGTACATCATCACGAGGTCGCCACTGCCGGCCAGTGCGAGATCGGTACGCGCTTCAACACGCTGGTGAAGAAGGCCGACGAGCTGATCACGATGAAGTACGTGATCCGCAACGTCGCCCACCAGTACGGCAAGACCGTCAACTTCATGCCGAAGCCGCTGGTCGGCGACAACGGCTCTGGCATGCACGTGCACCAGTCGCTGGCCAAGGGCGGGGTCAACCTGTTCGCCGGCGATCTTTACGGCGGCCTCTCGCAGACCGCGCTCTGGTACATCGGCGGCATCTTCAAGCATGCCCGCGCGATCAACGCCTTCACCAACTCGACGACCAACAGCTACAAGCGCCTCGTGCCGGGCTTCGAGGCGCCGGTCATGCTGGCTTATTCGGCGCGCAACCGTTCGGCGAGCTGCCGCATTCCGTTCGTGCACAGTCCAAAGGCACGCCGCATCGAGATCCGCTTCCCTGATCCGGTCAACAGCGGCTATCTGACCTTTGCCGCACTGCTGATGGCCGGCCTCGATGGCATCCTCAACAAGATTGACCCGGGTGCGCCGTCGGACAAGGATCTCTACGACCTGCCGCCCGAGGAGGAGAAGCAGATCCCGACCGTCTGCCACTCACTCGACCAGGCTCTCGAGGCGCTCGACCGTGACCGTGACTTCCTCAAGGCCGGCGGCGTGTTTTCCGACGACTTCATCGACGGCTACATTGAACTGAAGATGCAGGAGGTCACTCGCTTCCGCGCCTCGACCCACCCGCTCGAATACCAGATGTACTACGCGATCTGA
- a CDS encoding efflux RND transporter permease subunit → MKFSDLFIKKPVLAIVVALLILVLGLRSVTDLTVRQYPKTENAVVTVTTTYYGADAQTVAGFITQPLEAAIAQAQGIDYLSSSSTTGASVITATLQLNYDSNRALTEIQTQISSVSNQLPPQAQQPVITVQVGQSTASMYIGFYSDTLPSNNITDYVVRVVKPRLDAIDGVQTAELLGGRQFALRAWLDPVRLAAHGVTAADVYAAMSANNYLTAVGATKGQTVTVALTAATDLHSVGEFRKLVVKQKDGALVRLEDVANVVLGAEDYDSAVAFDGNQSVFLGIKTSPDANILDVAERVRNAFPEIRAQLPAGITGQIAYDATDFINTSIEEVVKTLIEALVIVTLVIFLFMGSFRAVIIPVIAMPLSLIGAFFVMLLLGYTINLITLLALVLAIGLVVDDAIIVVENIDRHIKEEGKTPFQAAIVAARELTGPIIAMTIVLVAVYVPIGFQGGLTGALFTEFAFTLAGAVTVSAIIALALSPMLGSRFLRSEHGGNRFVDFIDRRFDRLHAGYERRLKNSLRTWVVPVVMGLILLAVTPLLFMTSKAELAPEEDQGIVLGMATAAPNASPAQVHEYLGDMHTIAKTVPEVQQTFQFTGFSGPNSVFTGAKLKPWSERSRNANAIQQELQQKWAGIAGVNTAAFQFPPLPGASGLPVEVVMSTTEPFENLYEVAQAVLERLQSSGKFWFVDMNLKLDKPQSTVEVDRDMIAALGMTQQDVGSALGSALGGGYVNYFSIAGRSYKVIPQVLQQDRLNPDQVLDNYIRTPSGAVIPASTVATIRNQVVPQSLTRFQQLNSVTFSGVASSQGEAIGFVRDTIQELAPTGYNVDYSGQARQFMTESGGFALTLLFAVIIVYLALAAQFNSLRDPIVILVSVPMALFGALVFINVLPTIVSNQWISTRWSTSINIYTQVGLVTLMGLISKHGILIVEFANELQRAGKTKLEAIVQAAATRLRPILMTTAAMVLGVVPLVIASGAGAAGRFNMGLVIATGLTIGTLFTLFVVPAFYMLLAEDHHGEAKKRLEDAGSDAVPA, encoded by the coding sequence ATGAAATTCTCCGACCTGTTCATCAAGAAGCCCGTGCTGGCGATCGTCGTCGCGCTGCTGATCCTCGTGCTCGGCCTGCGCTCGGTGACCGACCTCACCGTGCGCCAGTACCCGAAGACCGAGAACGCCGTGGTCACTGTGACCACGACCTACTACGGCGCCGATGCGCAGACCGTCGCCGGCTTCATTACCCAACCACTGGAAGCGGCGATCGCGCAGGCGCAGGGCATCGACTACCTGTCCTCGTCGAGCACCACCGGCGCCTCGGTGATCACCGCCACCCTGCAGCTCAACTACGACTCCAATCGCGCACTGACCGAAATCCAGACCCAGATCAGTTCGGTCAGCAACCAGTTGCCGCCGCAGGCGCAGCAACCGGTCATCACCGTGCAGGTCGGTCAGAGCACGGCGTCGATGTACATCGGCTTCTACAGCGACACGCTGCCATCGAACAACATCACCGACTACGTGGTGCGCGTGGTCAAGCCCAGGCTCGACGCGATCGATGGCGTGCAGACCGCCGAACTGCTCGGTGGCCGCCAGTTCGCCCTGCGCGCCTGGCTCGATCCGGTGCGCCTTGCAGCACACGGGGTCACCGCCGCCGATGTGTACGCGGCGATGTCGGCGAACAACTACCTCACTGCGGTCGGCGCGACCAAGGGCCAGACCGTCACCGTGGCGCTCACCGCCGCAACCGATCTCCACTCGGTCGGCGAGTTCCGCAAGCTCGTGGTCAAGCAGAAGGACGGCGCGCTGGTACGCCTCGAGGACGTCGCCAACGTCGTGCTCGGCGCCGAGGACTACGACTCGGCCGTCGCCTTCGACGGCAATCAGTCGGTATTCCTCGGCATCAAGACCTCGCCGGATGCCAACATCCTCGATGTCGCCGAACGCGTGCGCAACGCCTTCCCCGAGATCCGGGCGCAACTGCCGGCCGGCATCACCGGCCAGATCGCCTACGATGCCACCGACTTCATCAACACTTCGATCGAGGAGGTCGTCAAGACGCTGATCGAGGCGCTGGTCATCGTCACCCTGGTGATCTTCCTGTTCATGGGCAGCTTCCGCGCGGTCATCATTCCGGTGATCGCGATGCCGCTGTCGCTGATCGGCGCGTTTTTCGTGATGCTGCTGCTCGGCTACACGATCAACCTGATCACCCTGCTCGCCCTCGTGCTCGCCATCGGCCTGGTCGTCGACGACGCGATCATCGTGGTCGAGAACATCGATCGCCACATCAAGGAAGAAGGCAAGACGCCATTCCAGGCCGCGATCGTCGCCGCGCGGGAACTGACCGGCCCGATCATCGCAATGACCATCGTGCTGGTTGCCGTGTACGTGCCGATCGGTTTCCAGGGCGGCCTGACCGGTGCGCTGTTCACCGAGTTTGCCTTCACCCTGGCCGGTGCGGTGACCGTGTCGGCGATCATTGCACTTGCGCTGTCACCGATGCTCGGCTCACGTTTCCTCAGGAGCGAACACGGCGGCAACCGCTTCGTCGACTTCATCGACCGCCGCTTCGACCGCCTGCATGCGGGCTATGAGCGGCGCCTGAAGAACTCGTTGCGCACCTGGGTCGTGCCGGTGGTCATGGGCCTGATCCTGCTTGCGGTAACGCCACTGCTGTTCATGACTTCGAAGGCCGAGCTGGCACCCGAGGAGGATCAGGGCATCGTGCTGGGCATGGCCACCGCCGCACCGAACGCCTCGCCGGCGCAGGTGCACGAGTACCTCGGTGACATGCACACCATCGCCAAGACCGTGCCCGAGGTCCAGCAGACCTTCCAGTTCACCGGTTTCTCCGGACCGAACTCCGTGTTCACCGGCGCCAAGCTCAAGCCGTGGTCGGAGCGTTCGCGCAACGCCAACGCGATCCAACAGGAACTGCAGCAGAAGTGGGCTGGCATCGCCGGCGTCAACACGGCGGCCTTCCAGTTCCCGCCGCTGCCCGGCGCGTCCGGCCTGCCGGTCGAGGTCGTCATGTCGACCACCGAGCCGTTCGAGAACCTCTACGAAGTCGCCCAGGCCGTACTCGAGCGCCTGCAGTCCAGTGGCAAGTTCTGGTTCGTCGACATGAACCTCAAGCTCGACAAGCCGCAGAGCACGGTCGAGGTCGATCGCGACATGATCGCGGCACTCGGCATGACCCAGCAGGATGTCGGCTCCGCGCTCGGTTCGGCGCTCGGTGGCGGCTACGTCAACTATTTCTCCATCGCCGGGCGTTCGTACAAGGTGATCCCGCAGGTGCTGCAGCAGGATCGCCTCAATCCGGATCAGGTGCTCGACAACTACATCCGCACGCCGTCCGGCGCGGTGATCCCGGCCTCGACCGTGGCGACGATCCGCAACCAGGTGGTGCCGCAGTCGCTGACCCGATTCCAGCAGCTCAATTCGGTCACCTTCAGTGGTGTGGCCAGTTCGCAGGGCGAGGCGATCGGCTTCGTGCGCGACACCATCCAGGAACTCGCCCCGACCGGGTACAACGTCGACTATTCCGGTCAGGCACGCCAGTTCATGACCGAAAGCGGCGGCTTTGCCCTGACCCTGCTGTTCGCCGTGATCATCGTCTATCTCGCCCTGGCCGCGCAGTTCAACAGCCTGCGTGACCCGATCGTGATCCTCGTCTCGGTGCCGATGGCGTTGTTCGGCGCGCTGGTGTTCATCAACGTGTTGCCCACGATCGTCAGCAACCAGTGGATCTCCACGCGCTGGTCGACCTCGATCAACATCTACACCCAGGTTGGCCTGGTCACCCTGATGGGCCTGATCTCCAAGCACGGCATCCTGATCGTCGAGTTCGCCAACGAGCTGCAGCGGGCCGGCAAGACCAAGCTCGAAGCGATCGTGCAGGCCGCCGCGACGCGCCTGCGACCGATCCTGATGACCACCGCGGCGATGGTGCTCGGCGTCGTTCCGCTGGTCATCGCCAGCGGTGCCGGCGCGGCTGGTCGCTTCAACATGGGCCTCGTCATCGCCACCGGTCTGACCATCGGCACGTTGTTCACCCTGTTCGTCGTGCCGGCCTTCTACATGCTGCTTGCCGAGGATCATCACGGCGAGGCGAAGAAGCGCCTCGAAGACGCTGGCAGCGACGCCGTGCCGGCATGA
- a CDS encoding efflux RND transporter periplasmic adaptor subunit, producing MQTRAYDNKPSTAKRMIIMLLAVLLLIGAIAGFQWFSISRMMANMPPPPAPTVTTTKVVYEAWQPAQSSVGTLRAVRGADLAFDVAGVVSKVNLVSGDEVKQGQVLVQLRDDDDVAALRQAEAAAALAKVTYDRAKRQLEVKAISQADHDNAAADLKARQATVQQHLALVAKKQLRAPFDGRAGIVTLSPGTYVNAGMSIVTVQQLDPVFVDFAVPQRDLGKLRKGQRVTLRLDAYGDRVFEGVLSAIDPKVDGDTRNARIEASVDNADGALVPGMFANVSVEVGEQDRQLTLPQSAITFNPYGETVFVVKPPAQANGADGQPAKPVAQQVFVTTGATRGDQIAVLSGLDEGTEVVTSGQLKLKNGTLLTIDNSKPPKNDAAPDVQEQ from the coding sequence ATGCAAACGCGCGCTTACGACAACAAGCCGAGCACGGCCAAACGCATGATCATCATGCTCCTGGCGGTCCTGTTGCTGATCGGCGCAATCGCCGGATTCCAGTGGTTTTCCATCTCGCGGATGATGGCCAACATGCCGCCGCCGCCGGCACCGACCGTGACCACGACCAAGGTCGTCTACGAGGCCTGGCAGCCGGCGCAATCCAGCGTCGGCACGCTGCGAGCCGTGCGCGGCGCCGACCTCGCCTTCGATGTCGCCGGCGTGGTCAGCAAGGTCAACCTCGTCTCCGGAGACGAGGTGAAGCAAGGCCAGGTGCTCGTGCAACTGCGCGACGACGACGATGTCGCCGCACTGCGTCAGGCGGAAGCCGCCGCGGCGCTGGCCAAGGTCACCTACGACCGTGCCAAGCGCCAGCTCGAAGTCAAGGCGATCAGCCAGGCTGACCACGACAATGCCGCTGCCGACCTCAAGGCACGCCAGGCGACCGTGCAGCAGCATCTGGCCCTGGTTGCCAAGAAGCAGCTGCGCGCGCCGTTCGACGGCCGGGCCGGCATCGTCACCCTGAGTCCGGGCACCTACGTCAATGCCGGCATGTCCATCGTCACCGTACAGCAGCTCGATCCGGTCTTCGTCGATTTCGCGGTACCGCAACGCGATCTTGGCAAGCTGCGCAAGGGTCAGCGTGTCACCCTGCGCCTGGATGCCTACGGCGACCGCGTGTTCGAAGGCGTGCTCAGCGCGATCGATCCGAAGGTGGACGGTGACACCCGCAATGCACGCATCGAGGCTTCGGTGGACAACGCCGACGGCGCGCTGGTGCCTGGCATGTTCGCCAATGTCAGCGTCGAAGTCGGCGAGCAGGACCGCCAGCTCACCCTGCCGCAGAGCGCGATCACCTTCAATCCGTATGGCGAGACGGTGTTCGTGGTCAAGCCACCGGCGCAAGCCAATGGTGCGGACGGGCAGCCGGCCAAACCGGTCGCCCAGCAGGTGTTCGTCACCACCGGCGCCACGCGCGGCGATCAGATCGCCGTGCTGAGCGGCCTCGACGAAGGCACCGAGGTCGTGACCAGCGGCCAGCTCAAGCTCAAGAACGGCACCTTGCTGACGATCGACAACAGCAAGCCGCCGAAGAACGACGCGGCACCGGACGTGCAGGAACAATGA
- a CDS encoding efflux transporter outer membrane subunit produces MNRMEPARKPNLGASPTSTRKSFHPDPHFVALALALLLAGCAVGPDFRAPAAPATDTIIALPAETVAADVPTGDAQRFLAGRPVPAQWWRFFANAELDRRVERALAHSPTVASAQAALRQAQEGVNAARGPLLPSLDAGIGATRQNGLAAGQPGASPFTVHHASASVGYTLDLFGGVRRGIEAQSALADLAAYQLEGTYLSLAANVATTSFLEASLREQIAATAEIVEVYRRQYDLVARQNEIGAKSQADVLLAQSQVATASAQLPALRKALAQTQTQLAVYVGALPSEAEFAALDLDEISLPQDIPLSLPSTLVRERPDIRIAEAQLHQASAQVGIATANLFPTITLSGSYGSQAARSGDLFGSGSEAWSLGLNLLQPVFRGGSLRAQKRAAEAGLERAAADYRTTVLTAFQNVADSLRALELDAEGLRAQAAAVEATAASLALVDVQFREGAASQLQVLDATRQYQQARIALIQARAARLTDTAALYAALGGGWRGDPNSTTATVVDTASN; encoded by the coding sequence ATGAATCGCATGGAACCCGCGCGCAAGCCCAACCTCGGCGCAAGTCCGACCTCGACCCGAAAGTCCTTTCATCCTGATCCGCATTTCGTGGCCCTGGCACTTGCCTTGCTGCTGGCGGGTTGCGCGGTCGGCCCGGATTTCCGCGCGCCTGCCGCACCGGCGACCGACACGATCATTGCCCTGCCGGCAGAAACCGTCGCCGCCGACGTGCCGACCGGCGACGCACAGCGCTTCCTCGCCGGCCGGCCGGTTCCGGCGCAATGGTGGCGGTTCTTCGCCAATGCCGAACTCGACCGTCGGGTCGAGCGCGCGCTTGCACACAGCCCGACGGTCGCCTCGGCGCAGGCCGCGCTGCGTCAGGCGCAGGAAGGCGTCAACGCCGCACGCGGTCCGCTGTTGCCATCGCTCGACGCCGGCATCGGCGCGACGCGCCAGAACGGTCTCGCTGCCGGCCAGCCCGGGGCTTCCCCGTTCACCGTCCACCATGCCTCGGCCAGTGTCGGCTATACCCTGGACCTGTTCGGTGGCGTGCGTCGTGGCATCGAAGCGCAGTCGGCGCTGGCCGATCTCGCCGCGTATCAGCTCGAAGGCACGTATCTCAGCCTTGCCGCCAACGTGGCGACGACGAGTTTCCTCGAAGCCTCGCTGCGCGAGCAGATCGCCGCGACCGCGGAGATCGTGGAGGTCTACCGCCGCCAGTACGATCTCGTCGCCAGACAGAACGAGATCGGCGCCAAGTCGCAGGCCGACGTGCTGCTGGCGCAAAGCCAGGTCGCCACGGCCAGCGCACAGCTGCCGGCGCTGCGCAAGGCGCTCGCGCAGACGCAGACCCAGCTCGCCGTCTACGTCGGCGCATTGCCGAGCGAGGCCGAATTCGCCGCGCTCGATCTGGATGAGATCAGCCTGCCGCAGGACATCCCGCTGAGCCTGCCTTCGACCCTGGTGCGCGAGCGTCCGGACATCCGCATCGCCGAGGCACAGCTGCATCAGGCCAGTGCCCAGGTTGGCATCGCCACGGCGAACCTGTTCCCGACGATCACGCTGTCGGGGAGCTACGGCTCACAGGCGGCGCGCAGCGGCGACCTGTTCGGCAGTGGCAGCGAAGCCTGGAGCCTCGGCCTCAATCTGTTGCAGCCGGTTTTCCGCGGTGGGTCGCTGCGTGCACAGAAACGTGCCGCCGAAGCAGGCCTCGAGCGCGCCGCGGCCGACTACCGCACGACCGTGTTGACCGCATTCCAGAATGTCGCCGACAGCCTGCGCGCGCTCGAACTCGATGCCGAAGGTTTGCGCGCCCAGGCCGCAGCCGTCGAGGCGACCGCGGCCAGCCTGGCGCTGGTCGACGTGCAGTTCCGTGAGGGTGCGGCGAGCCAGTTGCAGGTGCTCGACGCGACCCGCCAGTACCAGCAGGCCCGCATCGCCCTGATCCAGGCGCGCGCGGCGCGCCTCACCGACACCGCCGCGCTGTACGCCGCTCTCGGCGGCGGCTGGCGCGGTGACCCGAATTCCACGACGGCGACGGTCGTCGATACCGCATCGAACTGA
- a CDS encoding histidine phosphatase family protein, which translates to MKTFLVLAFLALGSASAQAAEPETAAARTIVLVRHGHYAADPSIDEKIGPGLSPIGVAQARLAGGRLAGWLAPFDARYVSPMQRARDTAASIGVAAPLPAWEVVDDLAECTPATRRKEVMNKTTPEERASCEAALERVFAKHFVPARGAPRSDLFVCHGNVIRYLITRALGVDSKAWLEMSVGHASITRIRVEADGRFKVLSIGDVGHLPPNLATGATGDGDRSLAVPELPLR; encoded by the coding sequence ATGAAAACCTTCCTCGTCCTCGCCTTCCTCGCCCTCGGCAGCGCATCCGCGCAGGCCGCGGAACCCGAAACCGCCGCCGCGCGCACGATCGTGCTCGTGCGCCACGGCCACTACGCGGCCGACCCGTCGATCGATGAGAAGATCGGGCCGGGGTTGTCGCCGATCGGGGTTGCCCAGGCGCGCCTCGCTGGCGGTCGCCTGGCTGGCTGGCTTGCGCCGTTCGATGCGCGCTACGTCAGTCCGATGCAGCGTGCCCGCGATACCGCCGCGAGCATCGGCGTCGCCGCACCGCTGCCGGCCTGGGAAGTCGTCGACGATCTCGCCGAATGCACGCCGGCGACGCGACGCAAGGAGGTCATGAACAAGACCACGCCGGAGGAACGCGCGAGCTGCGAGGCCGCGCTCGAGCGTGTGTTCGCGAAGCATTTCGTGCCGGCACGCGGCGCCCCGCGCAGCGACCTCTTCGTCTGCCACGGCAACGTGATCCGTTACCTCATCACGCGCGCGCTCGGTGTCGACAGCAAGGCCTGGCTGGAAATGTCGGTCGGTCATGCCAGCATCACGCGTATCCGCGTCGAGGCCGACGGTCGCTTCAAGGTGCTCTCGATCGGTGATGTCGGCCATCTGCCGCCGAACCTTGCCACTGGCGCCACCGGCGATGGCGACCGCAGTCTGGCCGTGCCGGAGCTGCCGCTGCGGTAG